The genomic DNA TAAGACAAATGCTTCATCCAACGTTCGACCTCTCATATAAGCAAGAGGTGCAATTTCGATGGTACCTCTTTCGAGTAACCTCTCCGTATGCTCCACACCGAAAAGATCATGGAGGGCATCATAAAGAGGTCTTAAGTAAGGATCCACCTTTTCCTTTAAATCGCCAGGAAGGAAACCGAGGCTCTCCCCTGCTTCTACAGCCGGGCGCGTCAAAATGATTTTCTTCACTTTCCCTTCCTTCAAAGCTTTAACAGCCATGACGACAGCAAGAAAGGTTTTTCCGGTACCAGCAGGACCGATGCCGAAAACGAGGTCATTCTTTTTAATTGCGTTGATATAATGGCGCTGACCAAGCGTTTTTGCACGGATCGGGCGCCCTTTTATATTTGTCGTGATTTCTTCTTCGAATAATTGATCCAATTCATCCAGTATGCCTTCATTGGCTAATTGGATGGCATAAATCACATCACGGTCTGTAATGCTGACCCCTTTTCTAATCAAAGAAAGCAAAGCGTTCAGTACATCCTCTACGAGCTGTGCCGTCGCCTCGTCTCCCGTTACAGCAACACCGCCACCACGAGTGACGACATCGACATCGAGAGTCTGCTCTAACGTTC from Pseudalkalibacillus sp. SCS-8 includes the following:
- a CDS encoding PhoH family protein — protein: MSERLNLKNLQIENPAEGLALFGPNDSHLRTLEQTLDVDVVTRGGGVAVTGDEATAQLVEDVLNALLSLIRKGVSITDRDVIYAIQLANEGILDELDQLFEEEITTNIKGRPIRAKTLGQRHYINAIKKNDLVFGIGPAGTGKTFLAVVMAVKALKEGKVKKIILTRPAVEAGESLGFLPGDLKEKVDPYLRPLYDALHDLFGVEHTERLLERGTIEIAPLAYMRGRTLDEAFVLLDEAQNTTPEQMKMFLTRLGFGSKMIITGDITQIDLPRGKESGLRIAQKLLKNIQGIRVMHMQQSDVVRHPLVQRIINAYEGNED